The sequence below is a genomic window from Chryseobacterium foetidum.
GATGAACCAATTCAGTCACTTTCTTAATGGTCAAATCGATTTCTTCTTTAGTAGTAAATTTTCCCAAACTGAAACGGATTGAGCTCAAAGCATTTTCATCAGATAATCCCATTGCTTTTAAAACATGAGATGGCTTTGAAGTAACCGCTGAGCAGGCCGACCCGCTGGAGACTGAAATATTTCCTAAAGAAATGATCAGCTGTTCAGACCAAACTCCAGGAAAGCAGATGTTGGAAGTATTGTAAATTCTATTGGTAACCGAACCATTCACAAAACTGCCTTCGATTTTTAATAATTCGGATTCAAGGTGATCACGAAGTTGGCCAATTCTGGTTTCATCATCCTTCATTTCTGCTTTTGCAATTTCACAGGCTTTACCGAGACCAATAATTCCAGGCACATTCAAAGTTCCGCTCCGCATATTTCTCTGGTGACCGCCTCCGTGAATCTGCTCAGCAAGTTTAATTTTAGCTTTGTTTGAAATATACAGCGCACCAATTCCTTTCGGTCCATAAAATTTGTGTGCAGAAATCGTGAGCATATCAATCCCTAAATCTGCAACATCAATCGGTATTTTTCCAACAGCCTGCGTTGTGTCACATAGAAACAAGGCACCTTTGGAATGCGCTATTTCCGCAATTTTTTTGATATCATGCAGCGTTCCTGTCTCATTATTTGACATCATCGCAATGACCAAAAAAGTTTCTTCTGTAACAGAATTTTTGAAGTCTTGAATATTGACTGTTCCGTCTGAACTGACCGGGAAATATTCCACTTCAGCATCTTGGGTTTCCATATATTTACAAGTATCCAAAACAGCCTGGTGTTCAGTGACAAATGTGATGATTTTTTTTCCGGATCGATTTTCAATTCCTTTTATGGCTAAATTTAGAGCCTCAGTTGCTCCTGAAGTAAAGACAATTTTATTTTCCTGCGCACCGATAAGGTCTGCAACCTGCCACGCTGCATTTTCAACTCCTTCTTTTACATTTAAGCCATCGATGTGTGAGCTGTTTGCATTGGCATAAAACTCTGTAAAGTAAGGAATTATGGTTTCTACAACCCGTTGATCCGTTTTCGTTGTTGCATTGTTGTCGAGGTAAATTCTGTTGATCTCAGGCATTTTAAAACGAAATTTAATTAATTCTGTAGAAAATTTACTTTGAACTACATCAAACATAATCTCTGAATCTCTCAAGATACGAAGTTATTCGGGAGAAAAAATAAATTCAGGTGTAAATTTTAAAATTAAAGATCATAATTTTAAAGTTTTGATTAGAAATTGTTTGAACGTAGATACTCAAATAGCAATTGTGTTGTTTTTTACTATTCAGCTATAATTTCACTTTATTTTTAGAAGGAGTTAAAGCATTTTATAAAACTGCACCTATTTGTAATTTGGAACATGTTTTTTCTAACGTGCTATTGTATTTCTTCCTATTCTGAGATGTTTTGCAAGCTGACTGTTACTTAAGTTGTGATCATGCTGATGCTACAAATAAAATTTAACAGTATTTCATCATAAGCCCTGTGAGAATTCTCTGAAATCTCATTTTATTTTATCAAATTATCCAATACAATGATGTAATATATTAATAATGAATACTGCTGGAAACAATCATCAGACTGTAAAATTGATATTAAAAAATATTTTGATTTTACTGTTAGGAATAATTTGGTAACCCTGAGAGAGAAAAATGGCTGTTTTCAAAAAAAAAATCAAAAAAAGCTGCGCATCGTGCGCAGCTCTTAGTGAAAACTAAAGCTTATAAATTACATTATAAAGACTTTATTCTAAATATAGTGATTAATTATTCAAAGTCTCTGCTTTGAAAAAAGGTTAGTAATACATCCAGCAAAATCATAAAATTAGTATTACATATTTAAAGATTATAATATCTTAAATTCTGTAAAATAAAATGCTCTTATTTCCAGTAGCTCCATGTGCTCCCATCAAATATGGCCAGCATTCCGGATTCCGTGTCATAGACCATCGTACCGGCTACCGAGCCTTTCAGTAAATTCTGCGGGTTGCTGACTTTAGGAAGAACCAATGCTTTAGTAGTAGACTCCAACACCATTATTCCGGACTTAGAGCTGATATCACTGCCGATTATTACACTGGCGCTACCCGCCACATCTTCTCCCGAATTGGAAAATCCGTGCAGTTTACCCTGAATACTGTTTAGGGTTAAGTTAGTCCAGTTTTGATTTGTATTGTTATTTTTTTCTTCTTTAACCTTCACAGATCTGTCTGAAGAATCAAAAATGAAGGTTCCGCCTGCTGCACCTGTGACATTTACTGATGATAATTGTGGAAGGATTATTCCTTTCGGTTCGCTGCCAAATTCAAGTAGTACACTGTTGTTAGAAAGTGCTGTAGTTCCTACACCTATCTGTGCATCTGTATTTACAGAAAACAGCATTATTCCCATTAGAAATGTTGCATATCGTAAATTAGTCATACTTCTGTTATTTTATTTGTTTGTATTGTTATTTCTTATTCTTCATTACACCCTCTTATGATACAGTTCCATCCAAGGCGTGATTTATCGACCCCCGGATTATTCCCCCTAAAAATCTGGACACATTTCAGATCTGTATTGTAGATTACCATACCTTCTACGGCAGAGAGCGCATTTCTCTGTACTGTTGTCATGTGGGTGATGACTAGACCCTTACTGTCTGAATCAAGAACAAGATGACCATTTGGAACAGTGGTTGGCCATTTTTCAACCGAAATTGATTTTTTTGATAAAATGCCCATTTTTGCATAGCCTG
It includes:
- a CDS encoding cysteine desulfurase family protein, which translates into the protein MPEINRIYLDNNATTKTDQRVVETIIPYFTEFYANANSSHIDGLNVKEGVENAAWQVADLIGAQENKIVFTSGATEALNLAIKGIENRSGKKIITFVTEHQAVLDTCKYMETQDAEVEYFPVSSDGTVNIQDFKNSVTEETFLVIAMMSNNETGTLHDIKKIAEIAHSKGALFLCDTTQAVGKIPIDVADLGIDMLTISAHKFYGPKGIGALYISNKAKIKLAEQIHGGGHQRNMRSGTLNVPGIIGLGKACEIAKAEMKDDETRIGQLRDHLESELLKIEGSFVNGSVTNRIYNTSNICFPGVWSEQLIISLGNISVSSGSACSAVTSKPSHVLKAMGLSDENALSSIRFSLGKFTTKEEIDLTIKKVTELVHQLRA